In Vibrio sp. STUT-A11, a genomic segment contains:
- a CDS encoding VOC family protein: MNQHEKLNYVEFGAKDLESTKSFFSSVFGWEFVDYGPEYTAFSNQGLDGGFFKADCCSQTNTGGALLVFYSSDIEGTLSKVVQSSGEIIRPIFEFPGGCRFHFLEPSGNEFAVWSEARV; encoded by the coding sequence ATGAATCAGCATGAAAAACTTAATTATGTTGAGTTTGGCGCAAAAGACTTAGAGTCGACAAAATCATTCTTCTCTTCAGTTTTCGGTTGGGAGTTTGTCGACTACGGACCTGAATATACAGCTTTTTCAAATCAGGGATTAGACGGTGGTTTCTTTAAAGCCGATTGTTGCAGCCAAACTAATACCGGTGGAGCACTTTTGGTATTCTACAGCTCTGACATAGAAGGTACTCTAAGTAAAGTCGTTCAAAGTAGTGGTGAAATCATTCGCCCTATATTCGAATTTCCTGGTGGTTGCCGTTTTCATTTTCTAGAACCAAGTGGGAATGAGTTCGCAGTTTGGTCGGAAGCCCGCGTATAA
- a CDS encoding GNAT family N-acetyltransferase translates to MRHMDIQLIQIENDEFESLFSVVKQGIYSHVDAVFGWCDEFQVNRLKNDYEPHWFHWVYLNNTQVGMLCFKPYENAFHVHLLIVFPEFQNQQLGGRVMNVVHEMAREQGRSHVTLSSFTRNESAVRFYKSLGYKVTESDENFLSLSLQVAS, encoded by the coding sequence ATGAGGCATATGGATATTCAACTAATACAAATAGAAAATGATGAGTTTGAAAGTCTGTTCTCTGTTGTGAAACAGGGAATTTATTCGCATGTTGATGCCGTCTTTGGCTGGTGTGATGAGTTCCAAGTCAATCGTTTAAAAAATGACTACGAGCCGCATTGGTTTCACTGGGTTTATCTCAATAACACGCAAGTTGGAATGCTATGCTTCAAGCCTTACGAAAACGCATTTCATGTACATTTACTCATTGTGTTTCCAGAATTTCAGAATCAGCAACTTGGTGGAAGGGTAATGAATGTGGTTCACGAAATGGCGCGAGAGCAAGGGCGTAGTCATGTAACCTTATCAAGTTTTACTAGAAACGAGTCAGCGGTAAGGTTTTACAAATCTCTTGGCTATAAGGTAACTGAAAGCGATGAAAACTTCCTTTCTTTGTCGCTTCAAGTTGCCTCATAA
- a CDS encoding type II toxin-antitoxin system Phd/YefM family antitoxin, with product MSRIHFDQDIQPLSEFRAGVTSFIKQINETRRPLVITQRGKGVAVVLDVAEYEAMQEKIELLEEMRTAEAQLASGLGVSNEDARAQVLGRIKK from the coding sequence ATGAGCCGCATCCACTTTGATCAAGATATTCAGCCTTTGTCTGAATTTCGTGCTGGGGTAACGTCATTTATTAAGCAGATTAACGAAACTCGCAGACCATTAGTAATCACACAACGTGGTAAGGGTGTTGCAGTTGTCCTTGATGTTGCAGAATATGAAGCAATGCAAGAGAAGATCGAGTTACTGGAGGAAATGCGTACTGCTGAAGCACAGCTAGCTTCAGGTTTAGGTGTTTCTAATGAAGATGCTCGCGCTCAAGTGTTGGGGCGTATTAAGAAATGA
- a CDS encoding type II toxin-antitoxin system CcdA family antitoxin gives MRNAYSTQAPKKAANLSLNSELLAEAKRLNINLSATMEKALEKEVNQRRKTEWLEQNADAINACNELTENHGLFSDSYRVF, from the coding sequence ATGAGAAACGCATATAGTACGCAAGCACCCAAGAAAGCTGCAAACTTAAGCTTAAATAGCGAGTTACTCGCTGAAGCTAAGCGCCTAAACATAAACCTCTCGGCAACAATGGAAAAAGCCCTTGAAAAAGAAGTAAATCAGCGCCGTAAGACTGAGTGGTTAGAGCAAAATGCAGATGCTATCAACGCTTGCAATGAACTAACCGAAAATCACGGTCTGTTTTCTGATTCTTACCGAGTATTCTAA
- a CDS encoding integrase arm-type DNA-binding domain-containing protein, with amino-acid sequence MRTPKPIDKFRGHTQIKEGNSMAAIFKLSDTQIKNAEPTDKEYTLSDGGNLYLRIRNNGSKNWLFIYTESNTKKRKKIGLGSYPSLALAEVRKIAEKLREQMANNIDPKIYRDKQKLDGAIVSELTFESVAELMLERDEGKETTTRKKLLEEAQKEAEINGTDFGEEEIKRIMNKVRTSHRKRLFLKRHLYPKLGHIPLSFITTTAVIEVIKPLQAKGQLENVKRACTFVNQVMYFALNRNYIKSNCLAYIKHEFVKPKVTHMPAVPPNELAEVMATMSNHNMKLVTRCAFEMQLHTMTRAFELAAMRWCDIDFKLKLWTVPKFYTKGGREHLVPLNEYTLGLLAFMRPISGDQAHVFPSDKQNTKFPHISPYAVNSSLNLTTLKGRLVSHGFRGIASTYLNESTNFKVDAIEMCLAHLDANSTRASYNSALYLNERYEIHQYWSEYIVESTGKYYSIAGQYRTECRRSA; translated from the coding sequence TTGCGTACCCCTAAACCGATTGATAAGTTCAGGGGACATACACAAATAAAGGAGGGTAACAGCATGGCTGCTATCTTTAAATTATCAGACACACAAATTAAAAATGCAGAGCCAACTGATAAAGAATACACGCTATCGGATGGTGGAAACCTTTACTTAAGAATACGTAATAATGGCTCTAAAAACTGGTTATTTATCTACACAGAATCTAACACAAAAAAACGTAAAAAAATCGGGCTTGGTTCATACCCTAGCCTAGCACTCGCCGAAGTCCGAAAAATAGCAGAAAAGCTTCGTGAACAGATGGCAAATAACATTGACCCGAAAATCTATCGTGATAAGCAAAAACTTGACGGTGCCATTGTCAGTGAGCTTACCTTTGAGTCGGTTGCCGAGCTTATGCTTGAACGAGACGAAGGAAAAGAAACGACTACTCGTAAAAAGTTACTTGAAGAAGCTCAAAAGGAAGCCGAAATTAATGGTACAGATTTTGGTGAAGAAGAAATCAAGCGCATTATGAATAAGGTGAGAACAAGTCATCGAAAGCGCTTGTTCTTGAAGCGTCATTTATACCCAAAGCTAGGCCACATACCCCTGAGCTTTATTACCACAACCGCCGTAATTGAAGTCATCAAACCACTTCAAGCAAAAGGACAACTAGAAAACGTAAAACGCGCTTGTACTTTTGTTAATCAAGTCATGTATTTTGCTCTTAATAGAAACTACATCAAGAGTAACTGCTTAGCATATATCAAACATGAGTTTGTTAAACCAAAAGTAACGCATATGCCTGCTGTCCCTCCCAATGAGTTAGCAGAGGTAATGGCTACCATGTCAAACCACAATATGAAATTAGTCACTCGCTGCGCGTTTGAAATGCAACTGCACACGATGACACGTGCGTTTGAACTCGCCGCGATGCGATGGTGTGACATTGACTTTAAGTTGAAGCTTTGGACGGTGCCTAAGTTTTACACTAAAGGTGGGCGTGAGCATCTCGTTCCCCTGAACGAATACACGCTTGGCTTATTGGCGTTTATGAGGCCTATTTCAGGGGACCAGGCGCATGTATTTCCGTCTGATAAACAGAACACTAAATTTCCACACATTAGTCCATATGCAGTGAATTCATCATTAAATCTCACCACGTTAAAAGGACGCTTAGTCAGCCATGGGTTCCGAGGCATCGCAAGCACCTACCTCAACGAGAGCACTAACTTCAAAGTAGATGCCATCGAAATGTGTCTTGCTCATTTGGATGCAAATTCTACTCGTGCCTCATACAACAGTGCGTTGTATCTCAATGAGCGATATGAGATTCATCAGTACTGGAGTGAATATATCGTCGAATCGACAGGTAAATACTATTCCATTGCAGGACAGTACCGTACCGAGTGTAGACGGAGCGCGTGA
- a CDS encoding ClbS/DfsB family four-helix bundle protein gives MSSVPRNKDELELAINSIFPKLMADYRSIPESKARKPGVEGNVKGTVISVSDTVAYLIGWGRLVLKWHHLRSQNQHVDFPETGYKWNQLGSLAESFHEEYREWKYDDLLIELESTVNEILLLISSLSDHDLYGVAWYEQWTMGRMIQFNTSSPMKNMRTKVRRFNREFT, from the coding sequence ATGTCTTCTGTGCCAAGAAATAAGGATGAATTGGAGTTAGCTATAAACTCAATATTTCCGAAACTCATGGCTGACTATCGTTCAATTCCGGAAAGCAAAGCTCGCAAACCTGGAGTAGAGGGAAACGTCAAAGGTACAGTCATTAGCGTCAGTGATACAGTGGCTTACTTGATTGGATGGGGAAGACTCGTTCTTAAATGGCATCACTTAAGATCTCAAAACCAACATGTTGATTTTCCGGAAACTGGTTATAAATGGAACCAATTAGGTTCACTCGCTGAAAGCTTCCACGAAGAGTATCGTGAGTGGAAATATGATGATTTACTCATTGAGCTAGAGTCTACGGTTAACGAGATACTTTTACTCATTTCAAGCTTAAGTGACCATGATTTGTATGGTGTTGCGTGGTATGAACAATGGACTATGGGGCGCATGATTCAGTTCAATACATCATCGCCTATGAAAAATATGCGCACAAAAGTTCGACGTTTCAATCGAGAATTCACATAA
- a CDS encoding GNAT family N-acetyltransferase, whose translation MEISLLAEHPHEVSKIASWYFREWASKVPNVTEKMVQEDIALKATNQAMPLSIVAHENGSLVGTLELKFRENKNYPDYENWVGGVYVAAEHRGNGVAKKLLSEAKKMAVDFGVKALYLQCESKNVGLYLGQGFTSLHQSTSNQVETTIMVWHAAT comes from the coding sequence ATGGAAATTTCATTGTTAGCGGAACATCCGCATGAAGTGTCAAAAATAGCTAGTTGGTATTTTCGAGAATGGGCATCGAAAGTACCTAATGTCACGGAAAAAATGGTGCAAGAAGATATTGCACTTAAAGCGACCAACCAAGCAATGCCTTTAAGTATTGTTGCACATGAAAATGGAAGCCTTGTCGGAACCCTAGAGCTTAAGTTTCGGGAAAATAAAAACTACCCTGACTATGAAAACTGGGTAGGTGGTGTCTACGTTGCAGCCGAACATCGTGGAAATGGAGTTGCCAAAAAGCTGTTGAGTGAAGCTAAAAAAATGGCAGTAGACTTTGGGGTAAAAGCCCTTTACTTACAATGTGAAAGTAAGAACGTAGGTTTGTATCTTGGGCAAGGTTTCACTTCACTTCATCAATCTACGAGTAATCAGGTTGAAACGACAATAATGGTGTGGCACGCAGCCACATAA
- a CDS encoding type II toxin-antitoxin system RelE/ParE family toxin: protein MKVVWSPLALQKLGDAAEFISLDNPVAAENWVNEVFDKTELLSSMPEMGRTVPELPHTNYREILFGHYRIIYSLSHEIRVLTVRNCRQMLTESDV from the coding sequence ATGAAAGTAGTCTGGTCACCACTAGCATTACAAAAGTTAGGTGATGCAGCCGAGTTCATTTCACTGGATAACCCAGTGGCGGCAGAAAACTGGGTTAATGAGGTTTTCGATAAAACTGAACTACTCTCAAGTATGCCTGAAATGGGGCGAACGGTTCCTGAACTACCTCATACCAATTATCGCGAAATCTTGTTTGGTCACTATCGAATCATTTATAGCCTCAGCCATGAAATTCGTGTCCTCACTGTACGAAATTGTCGTCAAATGCTAACTGAAAGTGACGTGTAG
- a CDS encoding ClbS/DfsB family four-helix bundle protein: MSSVPRNKDELELAINSIFPKLMADYRSIPESEARKPGVEGNVKGTVISVSDTVAYLIGWGKLVLKWHHLRSQNQHVDFPETGYKWNQLGSLAESFHEEYCEWKYDDLLIELESTVNEILLLISSLSDHDLYGVAWYEQWTLGRMIQFNTSSPMKNMRTKVRRFNREFT; encoded by the coding sequence ATGTCTTCTGTGCCAAGAAATAAGGATGAATTGGAGTTGGCTATAAACTCAATATTTCCGAAACTCATGGCTGACTATCGTTCAATTCCGGAAAGCGAAGCTCGCAAACCTGGAGTAGAGGGAAACGTCAAAGGTACAGTCATTAGCGTTAGTGATACAGTGGCTTACTTGATTGGTTGGGGAAAACTCGTTCTAAAATGGCATCACTTAAGATCTCAAAACCAACATGTTGATTTCCCGGAAACTGGTTATAAATGGAACCAATTAGGCTCACTCGCTGAAAGCTTCCACGAAGAGTACTGTGAGTGGAAATATGATGATTTACTCATTGAGCTTGAGTCTACAGTTAACGAGATACTTTTACTCATTTCAAGCTTAAGTGACCATGATTTGTATGGTGTTGCGTGGTATGAACAATGGACTTTGGGGCGCATGATTCAGTTTAATACATCATCACCTATGAAAAATATGCGTACAAAAGTTCGGCGTTTCAATCGAGAATTCACATAA
- a CDS encoding IS4 family transposase, protein MRDIQILQQTLENQCPDIHKKRLRSLMLATKTVLDGSDLTLTKIGRALDTDTTVKHAIKRIDRLLGNRNLHREKDAIYRWHASFITRANPFPVVLVDWSDVREQLRYMTLRASVAVKGRAVTLYEQAFEYKNYNSPKSHQYFLDKLQTLLPEGCTPIIVSDAGFRNTWFRQVANKGWFWLGRVRGEVSIKCGDAPWQWNKTFYPQATDTPQFLGESQLARRSPLTCFAYLYKSQPKGRKPHRHSRTCQKHSAGKVFHKGAKEPWLLVTNIPNQVLNGVKITRLYAKRMQIEESFRDLKSPAYGLALRHNRTRCTNRIDILLLMALMAEIIMWWNGLIAMQAQWHYDFQANTIKHRRVLSIPRLGKEVRCHRRYQIKGSQYHWAMLEYQRLTHTCGLGEL, encoded by the coding sequence ATGCGCGACATTCAAATTCTACAGCAAACTCTCGAGAATCAATGCCCTGACATTCACAAAAAACGACTGAGATCTCTGATGCTTGCAACCAAAACTGTACTCGACGGCTCTGATCTCACATTGACCAAAATTGGGCGCGCACTCGACACCGATACCACCGTAAAGCATGCGATTAAACGTATCGACCGATTGCTCGGTAATCGCAACCTACACCGTGAAAAAGACGCCATTTATAGGTGGCATGCGTCCTTTATTACCCGTGCCAACCCTTTTCCTGTGGTGCTCGTTGATTGGTCAGATGTTCGTGAGCAGCTACGTTATATGACATTGCGCGCTTCAGTCGCCGTTAAAGGTCGAGCCGTCACGCTTTATGAGCAGGCGTTTGAATACAAAAACTACAACTCTCCAAAGAGCCATCAATACTTTCTCGATAAGCTTCAAACGCTCCTGCCCGAAGGCTGCACTCCTATCATTGTCTCGGATGCTGGATTTAGAAATACATGGTTTCGGCAAGTCGCCAATAAAGGTTGGTTCTGGTTGGGACGCGTACGTGGCGAAGTCTCGATCAAATGTGGTGATGCACCTTGGCAATGGAACAAGACCTTCTATCCTCAGGCAACTGACACGCCGCAGTTTTTAGGGGAAAGCCAATTAGCACGGCGTTCGCCGCTCACATGCTTTGCCTACTTATACAAGAGTCAACCTAAAGGCAGAAAACCCCATCGACACAGCCGAACCTGCCAAAAGCATTCAGCAGGAAAAGTATTCCACAAAGGTGCAAAAGAGCCTTGGCTTCTAGTAACAAACATCCCCAATCAGGTATTGAATGGCGTTAAAATCACTCGCTTATACGCCAAAAGAATGCAGATTGAAGAGTCGTTTCGAGATCTAAAAAGCCCCGCTTACGGATTGGCACTGCGCCACAATCGAACTCGCTGTACGAATCGTATCGATATCCTGCTGCTCATGGCGCTAATGGCAGAAATCATCATGTGGTGGAATGGCTTAATCGCCATGCAAGCTCAATGGCATTATGACTTCCAAGCCAACACCATCAAACATCGCCGAGTACTATCCATCCCTAGACTGGGTAAAGAGGTACGTTGTCATCGGAGATACCAAATAAAAGGATCCCAATATCATTGGGCTATGTTGGAATATCAACGTCTCACACACACTTGTGGCTTAGGTGAATTATGA
- a CDS encoding GIY-YIG nuclease family protein, with amino-acid sequence MNVQNIKKNQNGKFVADVHYDSGEYYFTTQEFETYELAENWISTWSDWANQVCLGTIDSIYYIIQVPDTWAGPHENAHPFQGLFVKIGRSKNVLTRLRNLQTGTFGQLVIGALEPGGSKRETELHKKFARLRRQGEWFSCNQELCDHIFNTWYRNKMLPPEHQHEMLRLAERINAYKHVKKLLGKTPDTINPSLDEDWHGVTFVDLVYSSLAKPNKK; translated from the coding sequence TTGAACGTTCAGAATATCAAAAAGAATCAGAATGGTAAGTTTGTCGCTGATGTCCACTATGACAGTGGAGAATACTATTTCACGACTCAAGAATTTGAGACTTATGAACTTGCCGAAAACTGGATTTCAACTTGGTCAGATTGGGCTAATCAGGTGTGCCTTGGCACGATTGATAGTATTTACTACATAATTCAAGTCCCTGACACATGGGCTGGACCACATGAAAATGCCCATCCATTCCAAGGACTGTTCGTCAAAATCGGGCGCTCGAAAAATGTATTGACGCGATTGAGAAACTTACAAACCGGTACTTTTGGTCAGTTAGTAATTGGTGCGCTTGAGCCTGGTGGCTCCAAGCGAGAAACGGAATTACATAAAAAGTTTGCAAGGTTACGACGCCAAGGTGAATGGTTTTCTTGTAACCAAGAGCTATGTGATCATATTTTTAATACTTGGTATCGAAACAAAATGTTGCCACCTGAGCATCAACACGAAATGCTTAGGTTGGCGGAGCGTATTAACGCATATAAGCACGTTAAGAAGTTACTCGGCAAAACTCCTGACACGATTAATCCATCACTTGATGAGGATTGGCATGGGGTAACGTTTGTAGATTTGGTCTATAGCTCATTAGCAAAACCAAACAAGAAATAG
- a CDS encoding tautomerase family protein has translation MVVIYGIKEYLNPIKAELSDVIQASMTQVLSLPESKRAHRIVPLDKSDFYYPEGRTDAYTVIEINMMEGRKAETKKALIKALFANIESSLGISPVDIEITIKEQPPHCWGFRGMTGDDVKDLTYKVNV, from the coding sequence GTGGTAGTAATATATGGAATCAAAGAGTATTTAAACCCGATAAAAGCTGAATTATCTGATGTAATTCAAGCCTCTATGACACAAGTGTTGAGTCTGCCCGAAAGTAAGCGTGCTCACAGAATTGTTCCACTCGATAAGTCTGACTTCTATTATCCAGAAGGTCGCACGGATGCTTATACAGTCATTGAAATCAATATGATGGAAGGTCGTAAAGCTGAAACTAAAAAAGCTCTGATAAAGGCACTTTTTGCTAATATCGAATCTAGCTTGGGCATTTCTCCTGTAGACATCGAAATTACGATCAAGGAGCAACCACCGCACTGTTGGGGTTTTCGTGGCATGACTGGAGATGACGTTAAGGACCTGACATATAAGGTAAATGTCTAG
- a CDS encoding CcdB family protein, with product MSQFSLYQNNDKSTATAYPYFVDVQSEMLDTLNTRLVIPLTPVEMLEKKAPTHLCPVIHIDEGDFVILTHQMASVPTKILRDPVNDLSTFRNEIIAAIDFLITGI from the coding sequence ATGTCACAATTTTCACTATACCAAAATAACGATAAAAGCACTGCTACCGCTTACCCATACTTTGTTGATGTTCAAAGTGAAATGCTTGATACACTGAATACCCGGCTGGTGATTCCATTAACACCGGTTGAAATGTTAGAGAAGAAAGCCCCTACTCACCTATGCCCAGTGATCCACATTGATGAAGGTGACTTCGTAATCCTAACTCACCAAATGGCGAGTGTGCCAACTAAGATTTTACGTGATCCGGTAAATGATTTGAGCACTTTTAGAAACGAGATTATTGCTGCTATCGACTTCCTGATTACTGGCATATAA